A stretch of DNA from Hydrogenophaga sp. SL48:
ATGTTCACCGGCACCGGCCTGGTGGCGCCCACCGGCAGCACCTCGCGCTCCGACAGCACGCGCAGCAGCCGCGCCTGCAGCGCCAGCGGCATGTCGCCGATCTCGTCGAGGAACAGCGTGCCACCGTCGGCCTCGGCGATCAGGCCGCGCTTGCCCTTGGGCGAGGCGCCCGAGAAGCTGCCCGGCAGGTGGCCAAACAGCTCGCTCTCGATCAGGTGCTCCGGAATCGCCGCGCAGTTCACCGCCACGAACGGCCGCGCGCGCCGCTCGCTGCTGCTGTGCACCGCCTTCGCAAAAAATTCCTTGCCCGAGCCCGTCTCGCCCGTGATCAGCAGGCTGATCGGCGTGTTCACCAGCCGCGCCACGCGCTCCACCTGCCGGTCCAGCGCGGCGTCGCCCGCCGAGAGCGCGGCCAGCGGCGCCGGCACCGCGCGCTCGCGCTGCGCGGCGGCCACCGGGCGCGGCGGCGGGGGCACGGCCGAGAGAAACAGCAGCTGCCGCCCGCCCGCGAGCATCACCGCGCGCTGGTCAGACGGCTGCGTCAGCACAAAGCGGCCGATCTGGCTGAACGGCAGCTCGAACAGCGCCTCGAAGCTGCGCCCCACCAGCGGCGGCGCGTGCACCGCGCGGCCCTGCAAGGCATGGCCCCCAACCCTGGCTTCGCCAGGCCCCCCGAGGGGGTGCGGTCGTTCTTGGGGCGGCCCGGCGAACGCCTGTTGCGCGCGCCGGTTGTGGCCCACCACGCGGCCGTGCGCGTCCAGCGCCAGCAGGTACTCGGGCTGCACGTCCAGGAACTGCGGCGCCGCCGAGAGCCGCAAGATCCAGTCGTGGCGGTGGCGGTGCAGAAAGGCCGCGTGCTCGATGTCGTGCGCCGTCATCTTCACCAGCTGCAGCGCCAGGTGCTGGCTGCTTTTGGGCTGGCTCGAACTGAGCTGCGAAATGTCGAGCACCGCGCTCAGTTCGCCCGCGCTGTCGTACACCGGCGCGGTGGTGCAGGTGAGCGGGATGTGGGTCGCGTCGAAGTGGTCGTCCAGGTGCACGGTGAGCGCCTCGCCGGTGCTGATGCAGGTGCCCACGCCGCAGGTGCCCGCGTGCTGCTCGCTCCAGTCCGCGCCGAGGTAGAGGCCCGCCTTGCGCAGGCTGGGCTCGAACACCAGGTCGCCCAGGAAATCCACGGTGACGCCGCGCGCGTCCGTCAGCAGCACCACATAACCCAGCCCCGCCACCTTGCTGTAGAGCGCCTCCAGCCCGTGGCGCGCGATCTGCAGCAGCGCCTCCATCTGGTCCTGGTGCTCGCGCAGCCGCGCCTGCGGCAGGATCACGGCCTCCTGCATGCGGGTCGGGTCCAGCCGGTGTTCGTGCACGCAGCGGTGCCACGAATCGCGGATCACCTGCTCGTGCGCGGCAGCGGCCAGTGCGCCCGCGCCATCGTTGGCCACGTGCATCACGGTGGCGATGTGCTGGTGCTGGGTGGTGGGCATGGGCGGCTCCCTGAGCGAAAAGGACAGCCTCGCACCATCGGACGGTGCGGCAGTGGTGTCAATCGAGGGTTTACCCGGCACCCGTGTGCGGGCCGCGCTGCAGGCGCATCACGCTCGATCGCGCCGCCGTGAGCAGCAGCCTCGAATACAGGCGGTGAAAACCCAACAGGGCGTGAAAGGCGACACCCATGGCGGGCTTTTCGCCGGCGCCGTTCCTGCGACCGGGCACCACGGCCGAACCGAAACAGAGCCGGGTTTGCGGACCCGTGTCTGAGCCGGTGACCGGCGCCACCATCAACCACGACTTGGTGCGGCCTGTGAAGTCCGCCAGCAGCAGCTGGTCCGCTGTCCGGCCTTCCACCCGCCAGGCTGAATAGCCGTCCGCCGTGCCCTCGGCCAGGCGCCGGGCATCGGCGTCGGTCGCCGGGCGGCGGGCCAGCCACCGCAGGATGAAGCGCTCCAGCTTGAACAGGCGTGTGGTGTAGAAGGCTTCGACGAAGGCCGCGTGCGAGACCGCGCCCTCCACGTCGCACACATAGCAGTCTGCATACGCGCCGGCAGCGCGGCAGCTTTGCAGCAGGGCGTCAGCAGGCAGCTCGGCGGGGTGGACTGAGTGGGTCATGGGTGCATGGGTCCAGGGTGGTGCGTCGGGGTCGTCGCCAGCTGTTGTTGCCGGTTGATGGTCGGGTTGCCCGGGTCGCTGCTCCATTCCAGCCAGCCCCCGTCGTACACGCTGATGTGTTCCCAGCCCATCAGCCAGGCGTAGAAAAACGCCAGCGATGCGCGCCAGCCGGTGCCGCAATAAAACACCACCTGATGCTGGGCCTCGATGCCCTGGCTGCGCCACAGCGCGGTGATCTCGGCGGCGCCCGACATCTGGCCGGCCGGGGTGTGAAACCAGCGCATGTCGTTCACGTCGCCCTCTGCACCGGCATGGCCCCAGCGCGCGCCGGCGATCTCGCCGCATGCCGCAACGTAGTCGTAGCCCGAGGTCCGCCCGACGAACTCGCTCCAGGTGCGGATGCTGGCCAGCGTCACACCGGGCCGCTCCAGCAAGGCCCGCACCTGCACCGTGTCCACCAGGTAGCGTGGATGGGTGGGCTGGCCCGGCCCGAAGTCGGCCACCGGCACCGGAGTCTCCGGAGCTTGCCCGGTGAGTGGTCCGCCGGCTTGCACCCAGGCTGCCGTGCCACCGTCGAGCAGCCGCACGTCGTGCACACCGGCATAGAGCAACAGGTGGGCCATTCGTGCGTTGGCCACCAGCTTGTGGCCTGCCAGCACCACCGTGGTGTCGTGCCGGATGCCGAGCGCGGCGAACTGCCGGAGCAGCACATCGTCCGCCACCCTGTTCCACAGGGGGCCCGCTTCGAACCGCTGCACATCCAGCCAGGCGGCACCGGGAACGGTTTGCACCCCGGCGCTGGCCCACGGGCCTTCGCCCACCTCAAACAGCCGCCAGTCACCGGCGGGCGCCGCAGCCTCGCCGGTGCTGCCTGCGAGCATCGCGCGCAACCCTCGAGCCGGCACCAGCTGGCGCCAGCGCGGCAGGTCCGCACGCCAGCGGGCATGGGCATGGCTGTCGGCAGGGAGGGTGGGCGGGGCGGTCTCGATCATGGGGTGCGCGGCAGGCGACTCACGATGGTAAGCCGCTGGCGTTGCCCTGCGCGCCTTCGACGCTCACCGCGCCGTGCCGCGCCGAATGCACTCACGCGGTCAGTACGCGCCCATGTAATCGCGCTTGCCAATCGCCACGCCGTTGTGGCGCAGGATGTCGTAGGCGGTGGTGACGTGGAAGAAGAACTGCGGCAGACCGTAGTTGGCCAGATAGGTCTGCCCGCTCAGCTTCTTCTCTTTCGGTGTGCCTGGGCGCAGGACGATCTCGCTGTTTTCCTTGCCTTCAAATTGCGCCGGATTCACGCTGTCCAGAAAGGCCAGGGTCTGCGTCAACAGCGTGTCGAGATCGGCAAAGGTTTTCTCCTGGCCGTCGTGGACCGGCACCTCCACGCCAGCCAGGCGCGCCGAAATGCCGCGCGAAAAATCGGCGGCAATCTGAACCTGCTTG
This window harbors:
- a CDS encoding sigma-54-dependent Fis family transcriptional regulator, with translation MPTTQHQHIATVMHVANDGAGALAAAAHEQVIRDSWHRCVHEHRLDPTRMQEAVILPQARLREHQDQMEALLQIARHGLEALYSKVAGLGYVVLLTDARGVTVDFLGDLVFEPSLRKAGLYLGADWSEQHAGTCGVGTCISTGEALTVHLDDHFDATHIPLTCTTAPVYDSAGELSAVLDISQLSSSQPKSSQHLALQLVKMTAHDIEHAAFLHRHRHDWILRLSAAPQFLDVQPEYLLALDAHGRVVGHNRRAQQAFAGPPQERPHPLGGPGEARVGGHALQGRAVHAPPLVGRSFEALFELPFSQIGRFVLTQPSDQRAVMLAGGRQLLFLSAVPPPPRPVAAAQRERAVPAPLAALSAGDAALDRQVERVARLVNTPISLLITGETGSGKEFFAKAVHSSSERRARPFVAVNCAAIPEHLIESELFGHLPGSFSGASPKGKRGLIAEADGGTLFLDEIGDMPLALQARLLRVLSEREVLPVGATRPVPVNIRVIAATHAPLESLVLAGRFRDDLYYRLKGAHIQLPPLRERSDLGAMITRLLGGRSLTSTALQRLLSHPWPGNLRELRNVLDYAGSLCADGAIDLDDLPELQAGRLEVRAAEVAPDDGPEALLQALRAAHWNVSAVARQMGLSRMTLYRRMKRGGIVAPNRQDDIDSRRAH
- a CDS encoding sulfurtransferase: MIETAPPTLPADSHAHARWRADLPRWRQLVPARGLRAMLAGSTGEAAAPAGDWRLFEVGEGPWASAGVQTVPGAAWLDVQRFEAGPLWNRVADDVLLRQFAALGIRHDTTVVLAGHKLVANARMAHLLLYAGVHDVRLLDGGTAAWVQAGGPLTGQAPETPVPVADFGPGQPTHPRYLVDTVQVRALLERPGVTLASIRTWSEFVGRTSGYDYVAACGEIAGARWGHAGAEGDVNDMRWFHTPAGQMSGAAEITALWRSQGIEAQHQVVFYCGTGWRASLAFFYAWLMGWEHISVYDGGWLEWSSDPGNPTINRQQQLATTPTHHPGPMHP
- a CDS encoding DUF1993 domain-containing protein; the encoded protein is MTSPMYTHSVPVFVQMLTALKTILSQANEHAVTKSIEPDALLQARLFPDMFPLLKQVQIAADFSRGISARLAGVEVPVHDGQEKTFADLDTLLTQTLAFLDSVNPAQFEGKENSEIVLRPGTPKEKKLSGQTYLANYGLPQFFFHVTTAYDILRHNGVAIGKRDYMGAY